One window of the Camarhynchus parvulus chromosome 2, STF_HiC, whole genome shotgun sequence genome contains the following:
- the CMTM6 gene encoding CKLF-like MARVEL transmembrane domain-containing protein 6 translates to MENRAAYNQTTQSKASRHLPPVFLRCFPAGSRRPGPAREHSSAYKQTTQPATFRYLSTFFSRCFLAGSQRPGPAREHSSAYKQTTQPDASHYLPTFFLSGFPAGSRWPGPAGEHSSAYKQSTRPEAKTPCPPLFCFRFFPPGRRRPGPAMDGSSVYNPTTEPEAKRPRRLPLGCTLRHLRKWRLSIKVFQTIFSLVAVVCEELVEECYNCSALYFFEFVSCSAFLLSLLILYMHCTDLYESLGEDKVQKLNFWAVPVIGVCFLSSSVLLSATCNEPEEYAACVFGFFATCAFAAEFVIELCLRLKQKRNRDGRPEKPRNTRSATENQPLNKQR, encoded by the exons atGGAGAACCGGGCCGCCTACAACCAGACCACGCAATCGAAGGCGTCCCGCCACCTGCCGCCCGTTTTCTTGAGGTGTTTTCCAGCCGGCAGccggcggcccggcccggccagggagcacagctccGCCTACAAGCAGACCACACAACCAGCGACGTTCCGCTACCTCTCGACCTTTTTCTCGAGGTGTTTTCTAGCTGGGAGCcagcggcccggcccggccagggagcacagctccGCCTACAAGCAGACCACGCAGCCGGACGCGTCCCACTACCTCCCGACCTTTTTCTTGAGCGGTTTTCCAGCTGGGAGCCGgtggcccggccccgccggggaGCACAGCTCCGCCTACAAGCAGAGCACGCGACCGGAGGCAAAGACGCCCTGCCCGCCACTCTTTTGCTTTCGGTTTTTTCCACCTGGGAGACGGCGCCCCGGCCCGGCCATGGACGGCTCCTCCGTCTACAACCCGACCACGGAACCCGAGGCAAAGaggccccgccgcctcccctTGGGCTGCACGCTGCGGCACCTGCGGAAATGGCGGCTGTCAATCAAGGTGTTCCAGACG ATTTTCTCTTTAGTGGCTGTTGTTTGTGAAGAACTTGTGGAAGAATGCTACAACTGTAGTGCACTTTACTTCTTTGAATTCGTAAGCTGCAGTGCCTTTCTTTTGAGCCTCCTGATTCTGTATATGCATTGCACTGATTTGTATGAATCACTGGGGGAAGATAAAGTGCAGAAACTG aatttttgggCTGTGCCAGTCATAGGTGTCTGTTTTCTGTCATCATCAGTACTGCTTTCTGCAACCTGCAATGAGCCTGAAGAATATGCTGCATGT gtatttggattttttgcaACTTGTGCATTTGCAGCTGAATTTGTTATAGAGCTCTGTCTCAGACTAAAACAAAAACGGAACAGGGATGGACGCCCTGAAAAGCCTCGTAACACTCGGAGTGCCACAGAAAATCAGCCATTGAATAAACAAAGATAA